TAAGAGATTTTTGTCATAATACTTGCGAATAATTAAATATACTTTTATTTAGTTTAGGACTTGAAAAAGGTCTTATTTAGTGGTTCAATAAATTATTTGTGCTATCTGGATCAGAAAAGTAGCATTTTTTAAAGGAAGTATTTCAGAGTGTTGGGTATACAATAATGAAAGATTCATCCGTTCCTGTATGTAGATTCTTTTACAAAAGAGAAATTATTTATTGCGTAGTATCTAGTCTAATATGACTTTACAAAAAAACCTCTTCCAAACATAAAGTTTAAAAGAGGAATTTCTATCAATTATTTTATAAAATATCATCGAATTCCATCGATACTTTAGGCTTTTCTTGTACAATTCCTTCTAGTAATGGAGATAAAGAATCTTGATAAAATACTTTAACTTCTTGTTGTGCACGTGTTAATAATACATACATTAGCCTTGCATGCAATTCATCCTTTGGAAAATTATCTTCGTTTGCATTAACAATGATCACAGCATCAAACTCCATGCCCTTACAGTAATAAGAAGCCAATACTGAGACAAAGCCTTGTTTGATCTCTTGATCAGGATTAACATATGTCGCATCTTGGTTAAATTGATTCTTTAAATATTCTGCTAAGCTGATTGCCTTTTTTTCATCTTTGTGGATGACTGCAATTCGTTTGTATCTGGTTTTCCACTCATTAATGGTTTGAGCTAAATTCTCAAGTAAGTTTCTTCCTGATGAAACCTCTACGAATGAAACTGCTGGACCACTTCTATTTAATGGCGTAATTGGATTATGGTCTTCCCCATAGTGATTTGCTAATACCACATTGGCAACTTCAATAATTTCTTTTGTTGAACGATAACTTGTATCCAAAGTGAGCATTACATGTTCTTCGTTATGAAAGGCTCTATCCATTAAATTCTCCCAATTGTATTGTCCATAATTGAGAAAAATTGATTGTTCTTTATCTCCAAGAATTGTAACTGTTTTTGTTAGCTTCTGTAAAACAGTATAGTGAATATAGCTTAGGTCTTGTCCCTCATCTATTACGATATGTGCAAACTTTTCCGGAAGTTCAAAAAGTGATAGAAAGATATAGTATATTGGCGCGATATCAAAATACGTTACTTCTTTTAACGAATATCCTTTAAAGAGTTCCAAGGTTTCATCATTAAGTTCATGTTTAAACATGTCAAGCATATCAGATGATAACAGTTGTTTATAAATTTGATATGGATTCTGTATCTCCATGACTTTCTTCCATCTCGTTATTTCCGATTTATGCTCTCTTTTCAATTCCTTTATTTTATACTCTCTCACACGAATAATTTGCTCTTGAACAGTCTTTACTTCAGTGTCGAGAAGACCACCATCATTTAAAAGAAAGTTGTTTGTTAAAACCGCTTGTGTTTCTAGATCATTTATCTTACGTTCCAATACATCCTTAAAATGATTTTCAACATGTTGGATAAACTTTTGAACTCTTTTAATAAATGGATAGTATGAGTACCCCTCATATATTTTGACAAGATCCGAAACCTGTAAAAATTCATCAAAAATAGTAAGATTTCTAAAGCGAGCTTCAAACTGTGTTTGAAGCTGATCAAGAAAAATATCAATAATTCTAAGAAAATCTTCCGACCCTTTAAATTCCGTGATCTTCTTTTCCTTTTTAGTAACACTTGAAAATAAAACATCTTCAAAATAATCCTTAATAGATAATTTTTGTTTACTTGGAAGGAAAGGCTTTAGATGCTCATACACAAGATTATGAAAAGTTGATTGTCGTATACCTTCTAAATTCAAGTCAGGTAAAAGCCCTTCAAATGAACTAATAAATAACTCTGAAGGTCCAAGAATTAATAGATCGCTAGGTTTCAAATGCTTATTATTAAATAAAAGATAGGAAAGTCGATGAAGAGCAATGGATGATTTTCCAGAACCAGCCACTCCTTGAATGACAACATTATAATCGAGTGGTTGGCGAATTGCTTGGTCTTGTTCTTTTTGAATTGTTGCAATAATTTCTTTTAGATACCCAGTAGTTTCACTATTTTCAATAATATCTCTTAAAAAATCATCTGTAACTGTAAGTTCTTCCCCTTTTTCCGTCATTGTAACGTTTAAGTTACTGTTGCTTTCTGCAGCATGTTGCAGAAATTTAATGATCTTTTTATCTCTAATAGTATATTCTCTTTTCATTTGGACATCTACTTCGTAAGAATACTTTGTCCTATTTTTCTCGTCCATGACAGTATATTTTTGTCTGGACTTTCCAGGCATAAAATTGTAGTAAACTGAGGCTATCGGCATTCTCCAGTCAACGACAATAATATCCTCATTTTTATCTCTGACACCTTGTTTTCCAATATAAAAAGTCTCACTTACACCATCTTCAACCATAGTAATACGACCAAAATAGGGCTCAGCTTTTGCTCTTTTTAGTTTTTCTTGGTCACTTTTCCCAAGTTTATAACTTAACGTATCCCCTATTGAATCTGAATGAGATTTAATCAGCTGTTGTTTCTTGTCCAACAACTCCCATATATAATAGGTTTGATCTTCTATTCTTTTTATCGTTTCATCTAAGTTCTTTTGTTCCTTTATCATTTCATTCTTGTTCACTATCAATCACCCCAGCCCATTTGCAGTTTCTTGTGATGTATAAGTCTATTTTACTAGTATATTAAACTCTGTTACATATTGTAAATATTTCTATTTTTCCAGTTTAGTACCAGGCATGTTTTAAAGGTATCTTTTTAATTTTTTCTTAGTCAGCCATTTATGCTATCACAACTAAGTAGAGAGACATAATAAAACTTGATTTTAGACTAGCAGTATGTGCTGTAATCGTATACCTTCTCTTTCTACTAAAGTTCCTTAATATACATTCAATAAAGAAAAAACGAACTCCTCTATTCGGAATCCGTTCTTAAATCATTATGCTAACTGTAACCAGCAACCCGCTTAACAATTAAATAAGTTGATGAATTAGATAACAGGTATGAGGGAACATAAAGAGTTATCTATTTTTGTATTGGTTGGAAGGAACAAATCAACTATTTTTTATCCATGTTTGAATCTTACTTTCTATTAACGTTGCATCCAGACTTCCATCTAATCCATCTTCTGTGATTATCAAATTTCCAAGAGATTCTGAAATTCCTACACTTTCATAATTTGCTCTTTTCTCGTCCCAATGTTTTTTGTAAGATTTATTAATTAGCATTCCAAGATGCTCTAAATAACCAGTTTTACCTTGGTAGCGAAGAGTAAAATCAGGAATATAGGTTTTACCATTAACATCTAATAGTTCTTCATAGGAATACTCAATTTTCATCTTATCTAGTATATTAGCCACAATTACTTCAGACTTTGATCTTACCATTTCACCACGAACCGTTTTATGGATTAATTTTTCTTCAAAGTATCGTTTTTGATTATTAGACTCGATTTCAATGATGTTTGGAATTTCGAATAAGTCCGTATATCGTTGTTTGGTATCCGAATACCAGTCATTCGAATGCTGAACTAACTCTTGAATTGGTAAATCACTTAATATATTTAGTTTTTCTTTTTGACGAGAAAATGCAGTATACAAAAGTTCTTTTGTAACAAGTGAACTTTTACCATCTATGACTACTATGGTTTTACCAAAACCAGAACCCTGTGACTTATGAACAGTAAGAGCATATGCAAGTTCTAATTTAGAGTCACTACTTTCTCCACCAAAATCCGATTTTGTATACGAAAATAATTTTCCTTCAAATGAGCCAAAACGGAATTTATACCAACTAGTATTTTTATCGTTTTTACCATAATGGCTTGGGTAATCCGCCATAATACCAATTTCACCATTTGCAATATACGCTTTCCCTGATGAACCATCCCAGTATTCCTTCTCACCATTTACATTAGATATAACTTTATCTCCATATACGATATTTTGAACAGATTGAGGATTGTTCTTTGACCATGGGTATTTAGTCCATTTTTCAACAGTGTCTTGACGATATTTTTGGTGAAGTTGATTGTTCAAATAATAGCTTCCTGCTCCAATAAATTTAGTAGGAGACAGAACTTGCCAATCTTCTATATGTTTACTAGTTGGATAATTTGTATAGTTGTCTACAGTAGCTCCCAAACTTTTATTGAATCCATCAATATCATCTTCATTTGTCATGCTTGTGACATTTACCAATTCCTCAAAGAACATTTTTTCTAACTCTTCTAAGTCGGTGTATTGAATATATTTAAGACGTTGATCTGTTTGATTGTTTTGAATACGGTAAACTACATCTTTATCGACTGAATCTGAATTAGAGAATATTTGAGCAAATGATAAATCATCACCACCTGAACCCTGTCTCATCTCTGTTTTCAACGTTGCGATCTTATCAGGATAAGCACTCTCTAAATAATTAATCAAATCGACAAATGGACGCCCTGCTCCTATTGGAGGTAATTGATTTGGATCTCCTATAAAGATAATTCTCTCTGCATGAGAATCAACAAGCTTTAGTATGCCAGCAAACATATCTTCAGTCAGCATTGAACTTTCATCGATAATAACTGTTTTGGCAATACTCGAACTAGGTTGGCTTGGCACCTTATAAGTCATTGTGTTCCTATTGAAACCTTTTGAACGAATTAAAAATTGTGCCACAGTCATAAACTCAGCTTCAACATTATTCTTCTTAAATGAATTCTCGAGCTGAACTCTTGCTTTTCCAGTAGGGGTCAATGCTAATACTCCACCAGCTTTAATTTCTTTTGAAGAAGCAAAAATCCCCAATGCTGATGTTTTACCCGTCCCAGCTCTTCCCAATAAGACTGATAATCTAGATGATTCAAGGATTTTTAACGCTGTAGCCTTTTCAACACGAGCGAGTTGATCTTTTTCTTCATTATTTACTTCAAGTTGTCCAAATTGGTCATTAATAATTTCTTTCCAGTCTTGTTCACTCGATAAACTAGTTTCTAAACGGTTATTTACTACATCGACTACCAATTCTTTATAATCTTGATATTCTTTCAGTTTTATGTAAGCATTTTCAACATCAACGTACAATTCACCTTCCTGCAAGAACTCAAGAACACCTTCAATCTTTTCAGTTTGAAAATCCGTTTTTTGATCTAATGGTAATTTATTAATTTCTTCAACAATTTGATCATAGCTGAGTAAAGTATGGCCTTGATTTGCTGCTTGATCTAAAACAAATATCATCATCGCTCTAAATCGACGCTTATCACCTTCCGTTCTCATTTTGGTTGGTTTAGTAAGAAGATACTTATTTTCCACCAACGGATTCACAAACATTGCATTGTCGATTTGAGTAATAGTAACTCGGTGTTCGTCCTTTTCATTTCTTGTAAGTTCGAATAATAGGTATGGGTTTGCAACAATTGCAGCTGCATCATTTTTCAGGTTACCCCAAGCAAAAACAGCTTGTTCAACAGAAAGATTCAATCGAGACAAAAGTTCGAAGTATAGAGTTTTATTTTCATTTCTTAGTAAGCCAGAAAACTCGTCCTCTTTGTCAGCTAAGCTGTCATCCAATTTCTCGTTGCCCGTTTCTTTGTCCCCTGAGAAATATAACTTCAATTCAGAAATCAAGTCGTTTTCAGAAGTATCCACATGATGAGCAACATCGAAACCATATCTAACACCGAAAGCGGATAAGATCGAACCTAATCCTGGGAAAATACCACGTTGGTTCCATACGCTTTTTAATTGATTTTCAATATATTCAAGTTGAACATTAACCCATTCATGATTGGCTACTTTAAGATTGAGTTTAGCTATATTTTTTAATGCCGTTTTCGCTTGATTTAGCACGTCAATAGCCGCATCGTAGCTAACCCATTCAGCTGCATATGAAAATTCCGATCTAAATCCTGCTGGTTCAAATAAAGTCACACTAGACACATCAAAATCAGGATGTTTTTTTACATACTCGGAAATTTCAAGATAAGGCATTAAAAAGCCATCTTTGCCATCAATTCTTATTGAATGAGCTGCATTTGTTTCCCAAATATAATTTTTTTCGTTACTGCTTCCATCAGACTCATACTCATGAATTTCTACATTTGAGACTATATTTCCTATTCCTGCAATTACACGCCGATTATCTTCGACAAATGGAACTTGTTTGTAATATGGAAATATCAATGAGTTATGCGGATTAATTCCGGAAAAGAAGTAATCGAAAATCCCTTTTTGAGATTCTCCATGCGATACCCACGAACTTGACCAGTTCAGCATTTGTTCTGTTTTTTCTAAGTCAAAATGAAAATTGTAATAGTTTTGTTTCTTATTGGCATTATCCTTTAGTGTCCATGAAAAGGGGCGCAATAAGAATGAATAGGGGTCCATCTCAAAAGTTGTTTCTTCGAAATGCTTGAACTTAGCATTTCCCTTTTTATATGGGTGGTTCATTTTAAGTTCCAGCTTGGTATCACTCATGAACGCAGCGTTCTCTGTAATCCAGCTTTGCATTCTTACTGACCCTACTTGTTCGTAACTTTTACCTTTATTCGTTTCCTCAAAATCCAAGTCCCGTGTCGATGCTATGTTAGGGATTACTTGAGCAGCAACATTATACCTTGGGTTATTGTCAATTCGCCCAGTATAATCGTTATCCTTCCACGGAATTCTGGTTGAAAAGTGTTGTACATAGTTTGTTTGTGGTTTAACTTTCTTTTCTTTATCAATCATTTGCCATCTCCTCCTAAACGTCTATCAATAGTACATGCAATTATCGTAAATCGGTCCCCAGAAAAAATCATATGTACCTTTTAAACTCTTTCTCTTTCAGAAAGTGGTGCCTGCCCTCCAGTGCATTTACTATAGTTACTGTCAACACTCTAAAAAAGAAGGAAAGAAAACCGATACTACTACTCTATTTTTAAATTGATGCCATTTTTTAAAATATGTATATGCGCGTTACTTCGAGGTTTTTTATTATGACATGCCAATATCGCTTCAAGTTCCGTCATCAATTTTTTACTTTTTTCCGAATCTTTAGAAAGTTTAACAAACCATATTTTCAACTCTTTTTCAGTGTCTACTCCAGTTTTACTCCTCCCTCTGTTATATCTAGAAGTATTCATATTCTTATAACCGATATATTTGCTTGGTCCGAATAAATTGATTTGAGGAATAAAATACCAGTGCTTAAATTGTGATAATTGCGAAATGACATCGAGTTCTTCACTTAAATCTGTATTGAATTGCTTTATATTAAGGATTACTTCATCTAGAGATGTAACTAATTCATAATCCATATTACTTGCCCCCTAATTTCTAATTGAAATCCCTTTCCTTAATAAACCTTTAAGCTCCTCAATGCTTAAAACATTCTCACGTTTCCTGTGCAACATTCGATGACAGTTTGAACAAACAGGAACTAAGTCTTTTTCCGGGTCAATTTCAATCACCTCGTCTAATGTACTCAAAGGTTTAATATGATGAATTTCAATAAAATTTTTACCATGCTCCCCATAAAATTGCTCAAAATTAAATTCACATACGACACAAGATGTTCCATGAATTTCGATGGCCCGAAGTCTATTTATCGCTTTTCTTTCATAGCGGTTACCAAAGTATTGTTTTACTTCTCCATCTTTATAGAATGAAGCATTTTGCGACCTTTCTGCTTGTAAATCTTGCTTGATAATATATGACAATCTCTTCACGTTTAATTTATCAAAAACGGTCTTTAAACTCTGGCTTGGTTCCTTTTCCCATGAATCAGCCTTTAACCTATCTTCCTTATAATGAACCATGCTTATATCTTCCAACCTCACTAGTGGATTTCTAGAAAATAAAAGCTCCATTCCTTTATGCTTCGTAGGAGTTAATAATTGTTTTGAAGTATCGTCTTTAACCGTTGCTTTATACACTATTTTGTGGTCCTCTAATAATATAACCTCATAAATAAATGGGCCCTTATCATAATGATCAAGGAACTTCTTCACTGTTATAATATAAAATGGAGTCTCTTTTCCTTTCACATACGTTTTATTAGTTAGTTCACGATTGAACTTTTCTTGATCAAAGCCTACACTGCTAGAGTTACTACCCATAAGTTTTTCATTCCACAATTTGTTTAAGATTATCGCTTGTTCCTTACTTATTAAATAGTTTGTCTGATTAGACATTCGAAGGATTAATAAATTGTATAATGTAGAATGTTCTAATAATTCTTGTCGATTAATAAATACATCATCCAATAATCGATTTTCTATTTGTATCGGCACTCTTATTTTCATTTCTTGCCCATCTGTATTATTCCAATATGGGCTTGGATCGTCATTCATAACAGGTGTTCCAGTAACCGCTCCTTTTGCGATAATGCCTCCTGTTCCTCTTTGACCACCATCAGAACGCCATATGTAAACTGTATCACCTATATTAATTACATTTTGAAAATGCTCTTGGTTTAGAGACCACATAATGCTTGTATTGTCTCTCAGATAGTCATTTATTCGAAACTGTCTTGGATTTCCTTGAAAAATCCATGTATTATTCTGTACATCTCTTTTCGTCATTGGTAATTTATTACCTTGATTATGTTGATAATTGGACAAAAATTCATCCCACTGATCAAATTCAAATACTTTTTCTAATTGTTCTTCAAAGAAACTCTCCCATTCAGATCCAGGTAAGTTTGCATACCCCATTTTAGTAGCAACCCAAGTAAAGAAACCTTCCCCTGGTCTTTAAGTATCATGATTAACAACAAGAACAGATAAGGGTGGAAAACCATTTTTAATACACCTCAATGAAATTTCCCCTAATGGTTCATTAAGTTTAATAGGAGAAATAGCACCGCGTAACTCTTTGCTAATTTTACCGTACTCAATTAGACTATTTTTCTTAGCACAATCTACTAAAATTTCCTTTATTCTAAATAATAGTTTTTCGTTCAAATCACCCACACCCTTAATTCGTTTTTGACTTAATTCCAACAGCCCTAAATAAATGTTTCCACTCTAAAAAGGCATAAACGTATCTATTTCCATTTAATTTCCTTTAAGTCTATTCAGTGTATTTAGATTTCGTCCTTTATTTATAGCCTTGATTAATTTTCCATATTATTAAGAATTAAAGTTTCTATTAAATTAACTCCATCCATATTTTCCTATATTTTAATATTACCGCAATTTAGATAATTTTTACTACCTTTAAATTACATCGCACTAGTTAATTGGTCTGGTCTTAAGACTTTTATCTCTTGATAGAACCCCTCCCTCAATTTGGCTAATAACCTTTCGTCTATTAATCTCAATTTATACAGGTTGAATTACTTTATTGGCCAATAAGTATTCTTATTAACATTACTCCAGCCTGTAATGCATTAAACTGTGAATTCACTTTTTTCTAGAGGAGTAAAAATTTAATAGAGAAAAGAGGAATAGCAATGCCATTAACTACAGAGCAACTAGATGAAATAAGAGCTAAATCGTTTTTAAACCATATTGATAAGCTTTGGATCAAAGAAAACTACAATGTTTCTGTCAGAACTGCCGACCGAATAATAAAACGTCTCGGACTAACACATGCAAAAGAAAGGACGATCAATGTGCTTAAAGGGTATATTTCTGGTGAGCCTACTCGTAACTTGGCTCAGAATTATAATATGAGTGCCCAAAACGTTAGACAGCTTTTGCGGGTGCGTGGAATTAAACGAAGAAATACGAGTAATATGTACCGTGCCAATTTTAATTACTTCTCTGAGATAGATACAGAAGAAAAGGCGTACCTACTTGGTTTCGTTGTCGCCGATGGTTGCCTTACTAAGAAAGGGACTTTAACGATTACACTTGCCAAAAAAGACAAAGATATAATTTTAAAATTTAAGGAAGCTATGGAGGCAGAGCATCCAATTCGTGAACATATTGCCAAAACACATCACGGAGATTTCGAGGTGGTTTCTCTAGATATTACTTCTCCTAAATTAGCACTAGATTTAATGAAATTTGGTGTTGTTCCTAGAAAAACTCATAAAATTATATTTCCGGAAAATCTAGATAGAAAGTTTTATAGAGATTTTATCAGGGGCTACGTTGACGGAGACGGGACCTTCTGCCTTGCTAGGAATGACCAATATGCGATGGATATCGAAGGCACACAAGAATTTCTAGAAAGCATTCGTAAAATACTACAATCCGAAT
This genomic stretch from Metabacillus sp. B2-18 harbors:
- a CDS encoding HelD family protein, which produces MNKNEMIKEQKNLDETIKRIEDQTYYIWELLDKKQQLIKSHSDSIGDTLSYKLGKSDQEKLKRAKAEPYFGRITMVEDGVSETFYIGKQGVRDKNEDIIVVDWRMPIASVYYNFMPGKSRQKYTVMDEKNRTKYSYEVDVQMKREYTIRDKKIIKFLQHAAESNSNLNVTMTEKGEELTVTDDFLRDIIENSETTGYLKEIIATIQKEQDQAIRQPLDYNVVIQGVAGSGKSSIALHRLSYLLFNNKHLKPSDLLILGPSELFISSFEGLLPDLNLEGIRQSTFHNLVYEHLKPFLPSKQKLSIKDYFEDVLFSSVTKKEKKITEFKGSEDFLRIIDIFLDQLQTQFEARFRNLTIFDEFLQVSDLVKIYEGYSYYPFIKRVQKFIQHVENHFKDVLERKINDLETQAVLTNNFLLNDGGLLDTEVKTVQEQIIRVREYKIKELKREHKSEITRWKKVMEIQNPYQIYKQLLSSDMLDMFKHELNDETLELFKGYSLKEVTYFDIAPIYYIFLSLFELPEKFAHIVIDEGQDLSYIHYTVLQKLTKTVTILGDKEQSIFLNYGQYNWENLMDRAFHNEEHVMLTLDTSYRSTKEIIEVANVVLANHYGEDHNPITPLNRSGPAVSFVEVSSGRNLLENLAQTINEWKTRYKRIAVIHKDEKKAISLAEYLKNQFNQDATYVNPDQEIKQGFVSVLASYYCKGMEFDAVIIVNANEDNFPKDELHARLMYVLLTRAQQEVKVFYQDSLSPLLEGIVQEKPKVSMEFDDIL
- a CDS encoding AAA family ATPase, whose amino-acid sequence is MIDKEKKVKPQTNYVQHFSTRIPWKDNDYTGRIDNNPRYNVAAQVIPNIASTRDLDFEETNKGKSYEQVGSVRMQSWITENAAFMSDTKLELKMNHPYKKGNAKFKHFEETTFEMDPYSFLLRPFSWTLKDNANKKQNYYNFHFDLEKTEQMLNWSSSWVSHGESQKGIFDYFFSGINPHNSLIFPYYKQVPFVEDNRRVIAGIGNIVSNVEIHEYESDGSSNEKNYIWETNAAHSIRIDGKDGFLMPYLEISEYVKKHPDFDVSSVTLFEPAGFRSEFSYAAEWVSYDAAIDVLNQAKTALKNIAKLNLKVANHEWVNVQLEYIENQLKSVWNQRGIFPGLGSILSAFGVRYGFDVAHHVDTSENDLISELKLYFSGDKETGNEKLDDSLADKEDEFSGLLRNENKTLYFELLSRLNLSVEQAVFAWGNLKNDAAAIVANPYLLFELTRNEKDEHRVTITQIDNAMFVNPLVENKYLLTKPTKMRTEGDKRRFRAMMIFVLDQAANQGHTLLSYDQIVEEINKLPLDQKTDFQTEKIEGVLEFLQEGELYVDVENAYIKLKEYQDYKELVVDVVNNRLETSLSSEQDWKEIINDQFGQLEVNNEEKDQLARVEKATALKILESSRLSVLLGRAGTGKTSALGIFASSKEIKAGGVLALTPTGKARVQLENSFKKNNVEAEFMTVAQFLIRSKGFNRNTMTYKVPSQPSSSIAKTVIIDESSMLTEDMFAGILKLVDSHAERIIFIGDPNQLPPIGAGRPFVDLINYLESAYPDKIATLKTEMRQGSGGDDLSFAQIFSNSDSVDKDVVYRIQNNQTDQRLKYIQYTDLEELEKMFFEELVNVTSMTNEDDIDGFNKSLGATVDNYTNYPTSKHIEDWQVLSPTKFIGAGSYYLNNQLHQKYRQDTVEKWTKYPWSKNNPQSVQNIVYGDKVISNVNGEKEYWDGSSGKAYIANGEIGIMADYPSHYGKNDKNTSWYKFRFGSFEGKLFSYTKSDFGGESSDSKLELAYALTVHKSQGSGFGKTIVVIDGKSSLVTKELLYTAFSRQKEKLNILSDLPIQELVQHSNDWYSDTKQRYTDLFEIPNIIEIESNNQKRYFEEKLIHKTVRGEMVRSKSEVIVANILDKMKIEYSYEELLDVNGKTYIPDFTLRYQGKTGYLEHLGMLINKSYKKHWDEKRANYESVGISESLGNLIITEDGLDGSLDATLIESKIQTWIKNS
- a CDS encoding HNH endonuclease; this translates as MGYANLPGSEWESFFEEQLEKVFEFDQWDEFLSNYQHNQGNKLPMTKRDVQNNTWIFQGNPRQFRINDYLRDNTSIMWSLNQEHFQNVINIGDTVYIWRSDGGQRGTGGIIAKGAVTGTPVMNDDPSPYWNNTDGQEMKIRVPIQIENRLLDDVFINRQELLEHSTLYNLLILRMSNQTNYLISKEQAIILNKLWNEKLMGSNSSSVGFDQEKFNRELTNKTYVKGKETPFYIITVKKFLDHYDKGPFIYEVILLEDHKIVYKATVKDDTSKQLLTPTKHKGMELLFSRNPLVRLEDISMVHYKEDRLKADSWEKEPSQSLKTVFDKLNVKRLSYIIKQDLQAERSQNASFYKDGEVKQYFGNRYERKAINRLRAIEIHGTSCVVCEFNFEQFYGEHGKNFIEIHHIKPLSTLDEVIEIDPEKDLVPVCSNCHRMLHRKRENVLSIEELKGLLRKGISIRN